A single region of the Halomicroarcula saliterrae genome encodes:
- a CDS encoding DUF5807 family protein — protein sequence MSNHAEFLAGERVDDVLFFLHEDAVSNPEALADYADRVDDGQVLVLPGDRGRSAFQSATGIDPMGLAQQAMKTEGEVHDDCTDANCPVAEEEPEANHTTKFVFAFAEAQNEEVGGMYAEGDVIHAYAVCACGERYSDKWVVEV from the coding sequence ATGAGCAACCACGCCGAGTTTCTGGCGGGCGAGCGCGTCGACGACGTCCTCTTTTTCCTCCACGAGGACGCCGTCTCGAACCCCGAAGCGCTGGCCGACTACGCCGACCGCGTCGACGACGGGCAAGTCCTGGTCCTGCCGGGCGACCGGGGCCGCAGCGCCTTCCAGTCCGCGACCGGCATCGACCCGATGGGGCTGGCCCAGCAGGCCATGAAGACCGAGGGCGAGGTCCACGACGACTGCACCGACGCGAACTGTCCCGTCGCCGAGGAAGAGCCCGAGGCAAACCACACGACGAAGTTCGTCTTCGCCTTCGCCGAGGCACAGAACGAGGAGGTCGGCGGCATGTACGCCGAGGGCGACGTCATCCACGCCTACGCCGTCTGTGCCTGCGGCGAGCGGTACTCCGATAAGTGGGTCGTCGAGGTGTGA
- a CDS encoding DHH family phosphoesterase: protein MDDWLIDDDRLSIGRKSVLPGEGFFYPDSFEEEQREAEAAETLTGAGVVVIADPDADGLACTALVREAHGAGALLPAGPHNLQEALAWAAEYAEPDAAVFVCDLCPDSEDDLGALADLVDHVDAVTWFDHHQWDDDLGALVDESGVSRTVGDSEEVCTADVALEQLDHEFGEQWAQLAAVTRDHDLWIRDDERSDDLADFSYWAEPEEYIEAVAEHGPDLSPEVREFLAEKRVEKEALIEKAVERAELREVGEWTVGVTYGRCSQNEVAEALRERGADAAVIVKPAGSASIRGTDDFERAHEVARQVNGGGHPKAAGCKPDIYDDMMDYAHHWTTQGAVAKQAIVDAFKRLPEEEDEE from the coding sequence ATGGACGACTGGCTCATCGACGACGACCGTCTCTCTATCGGCCGCAAATCAGTGCTCCCCGGTGAGGGCTTTTTCTATCCGGATTCGTTCGAGGAGGAACAGCGCGAGGCGGAGGCCGCCGAGACGCTCACCGGCGCGGGCGTCGTGGTCATCGCCGACCCGGACGCCGACGGGCTGGCCTGTACGGCGCTCGTTCGCGAAGCCCACGGTGCCGGGGCACTCCTGCCCGCCGGGCCGCACAACCTCCAGGAAGCGCTCGCCTGGGCCGCCGAGTACGCAGAGCCCGACGCGGCGGTGTTCGTCTGTGACCTCTGTCCCGACAGCGAGGACGACCTGGGCGCGCTCGCGGACCTGGTCGACCACGTCGACGCTGTCACGTGGTTCGACCACCACCAGTGGGACGACGACCTCGGCGCGCTCGTCGACGAGTCGGGCGTTTCCCGAACCGTGGGCGACTCCGAGGAGGTCTGTACCGCCGACGTGGCCCTCGAACAGCTCGACCACGAGTTCGGCGAGCAGTGGGCACAACTGGCCGCCGTCACGCGGGACCACGACCTCTGGATTCGCGACGACGAGCGCAGCGACGACCTCGCCGACTTCTCCTACTGGGCCGAACCCGAGGAGTACATCGAGGCCGTCGCCGAGCACGGGCCGGACCTCTCGCCGGAAGTCAGGGAGTTCCTCGCGGAGAAGCGCGTCGAGAAGGAGGCCCTCATCGAGAAGGCCGTCGAGCGCGCGGAGCTGCGCGAGGTCGGCGAGTGGACCGTCGGCGTCACCTACGGCCGCTGCTCGCAAAACGAGGTCGCCGAGGCGCTGCGCGAGCGGGGCGCCGACGCCGCCGTCATCGTCAAGCCCGCCGGCTCGGCCTCGATTCGTGGCACCGACGACTTCGAGCGCGCCCACGAGGTCGCCCGGCAGGTCAACGGCGGCGGCCACCCCAAGGCCGCCGGCTGCAAGCCCGACATCTACGACGACATGATGGACTACGCCCACCACTGGACCACACAGGGTGCGGTTGCGAAACAGGCTATCGTCGACGCGTTCAAGCGGCTGCCCGAGGAGGAAGACGAGGAGTAG
- a CDS encoding universal stress protein, with protein sequence MFDTVVIATDGSGSAQRAVEAALDLAAKFDATVHALYVVDEGEVESTPDDVRDVLERALATTGGRALTFVREAAQADGDGDVVTAVRHGDPADEIRTYAEDVDADLIATGTRGRHGDHGFLLGSVAEEIVRHAPMPVLSVRQLEGEANPERQEV encoded by the coding sequence ATGTTCGACACGGTGGTCATCGCGACGGACGGCTCGGGCAGCGCACAGCGCGCCGTCGAAGCCGCCCTCGACCTCGCCGCGAAGTTCGACGCGACCGTCCACGCGCTGTACGTCGTCGACGAAGGTGAAGTCGAGTCCACGCCCGACGATGTCCGCGACGTACTGGAGCGGGCCCTCGCGACGACCGGCGGTCGCGCGCTCACCTTCGTCCGGGAGGCGGCCCAGGCCGACGGCGACGGCGACGTGGTCACGGCGGTTCGCCACGGCGATCCGGCCGACGAGATACGCACCTACGCCGAGGACGTGGACGCCGACCTCATCGCGACCGGGACCCGGGGCCGCCACGGCGACCACGGGTTCTTGCTCGGCAGCGTCGCCGAGGAAATCGTCCGCCACGCGCCGATGCCGGTGCTGTCGGTCCGCCAGCTCGAAGGCGAGGCCAACCCCGAGCGCCAGGAGGTCTGA